CGAAGAGCAGGACCCCGTTGCACAGCAGGCTCCAGCCCTGCTCGGGGTGGTGTGCCGCGAGACGGGCGGCCTCCCGGTCGGCTGAGTCGGCTGTCGGGCAGGCTGGCTGGTGCTGGCACATGGAGGGTTTCTTTCGCTGCGTCGTGGTGAGTGTCCTGCGGCTCGATGGGTTCATGGCCGCCCCCGTTTTCTCTTGGTCCGTACCCCAGTGTTGCCCCACGGCCGCCGTTCCGCAGGGGTTTCGCGGCACCGCTCGTTCTCTGCTGAGAGACGTGTCACCCACCCGGATGGTTCAGCTCAACCGGGCTGTCCCTTCGGGTGGTTCGGGGTGGCCCGTCCGGACTAGTCAGAGTGGGCCGGTGCGTTGGGCAGCACACTGCCCCGTGACCGATGAGGCTCACGGGGCAGTGTAAGGCGCTAGGGACGGTTGGGAGTCAGCCGTGCGGGGGCGCTCCCGGCAGGGGAACACCGGCGGCGCGGGCGGTGGAGGCTGGGCGGCGGTGCGTACCCCGGCGGAGGGTCGGGCGGTGGAGGTCAGGCGGTGGAGGTCAGCAGCGGCGCGGACGTGGCGGTGACCGCCGGTGCCGCCGAGAGCCCCGACACCAGCCGCAGCCCCACCGTCGGAAGCAGATCCGCGACCCGGTGCGGCCGGTGCGCCACGATGCCGGGCGGCGCGGGAGCCAGCGGGATCAGGAGATCGGCCGGGGCGGGAGCGCCGGCCGAGGGGTCCGCCTCCGTGTCCTGGTGCAGCCAGAGCGTCAGCATGTAGAGCCCCGGCACGGAGAGCAGCCGCGGCTGGTACGCCGACTTCAGCGTCTC
Above is a window of Streptomyces sp. NBC_01498 DNA encoding:
- a CDS encoding DUF5999 family protein — translated: MCQHQPACPTADSADREAARLAAHHPEQGWSLLCNGVLLFEDTGELLPDGQIIAPHRPSGSGHVVTAA